In Deinococcus maricopensis DSM 21211, one genomic interval encodes:
- the pta gene encoding phosphate acetyltransferase: protein MVTLFVAPTAQNVGLTSVALGLARALQRSGLKVAFLKPVAQDHAAPDASVHFARALITPHVPDAVPLARAEALLGGSADEQLMEEVVTLAAQATQDGADVLVVEGVSLGGRNPYAAQLNVALNRNLTARAVLVASLEGRTPADLADGLEIAAQDYSGSSGEGLAGYVLNFLPRGLDFGALLAELRGRSRALAAGLPLLGVIGENTEVAAPRTRDIAVALGARVLNAGEMDTRRVTSTLVSARSAPYIVDLLKAGTLVVAPGDREDVIMATSLAHLAGTPLAGLLLTAGQAPEEPIWRLCQPALGSTLPVLLVESNTYVTAGRLTQLDRAVPPDDTARMERTLEYVADRLDTAPLRARATGGGEVRLPPAAFRHHLITKARVANKRIVLPEGDEPRTVRAAAICHEKGIARCVLLAKPERVRAVADAQGVTLPPELEIIDPDEVRGRYVEPMVELRRSKGLTAPMAEAQLEDTVVLGTMMLAQDEVDGLVSGAVHTTANTVRPALQLIKTAPGATIVSSVFFMLMPEQVLVYGDAAINPNPDAEQLAEIAVQSADSAKAFGITPRVAMISYSTGTSGAGEDVEKVKRATDLVRERRPDIMIDGPLQYDAASVLSVGEQKAPGSPVAGRATVFIFPDLNTGNTTYKAVQRSAGVVAVGPMLQGLNKPVNDLSRGALVDDIVYTIALTAIQSTQ from the coding sequence ATGGTGACTTTGTTTGTCGCGCCGACGGCGCAGAACGTGGGCCTCACCAGCGTCGCGCTGGGGCTCGCGCGGGCGCTGCAGCGCAGCGGTCTGAAGGTCGCGTTCCTGAAGCCGGTCGCGCAGGATCACGCGGCGCCCGACGCGAGCGTGCACTTCGCGCGCGCGCTGATCACGCCGCACGTGCCGGACGCCGTGCCGCTCGCGCGCGCCGAGGCGCTGCTGGGTGGCAGCGCGGACGAGCAGCTGATGGAGGAGGTCGTGACCCTGGCGGCGCAGGCCACGCAGGACGGCGCGGACGTCCTCGTGGTGGAGGGCGTCAGCCTGGGCGGCCGCAACCCGTACGCCGCGCAACTGAACGTCGCCCTGAACCGCAACCTGACGGCGCGCGCTGTGCTCGTGGCCAGCCTGGAGGGGCGCACGCCCGCGGACCTCGCGGACGGGCTGGAGATCGCCGCGCAGGACTACTCCGGGTCCAGCGGGGAGGGCCTCGCGGGGTACGTCCTGAACTTCCTGCCGCGCGGCCTGGATTTCGGCGCGCTGCTTGCCGAGCTGCGGGGCCGCAGCCGCGCGCTCGCGGCGGGCCTGCCGCTGCTGGGCGTAATCGGCGAGAACACCGAGGTGGCCGCGCCGCGCACGCGGGACATCGCGGTGGCGCTCGGCGCGCGCGTCCTGAACGCCGGCGAGATGGATACACGCCGAGTGACGAGCACGCTGGTGTCCGCGCGGAGCGCGCCGTACATCGTGGACCTCCTGAAGGCCGGGACGCTCGTCGTGGCGCCCGGCGACCGTGAGGACGTGATCATGGCGACGAGCCTCGCGCACCTCGCGGGAACGCCGCTGGCCGGGCTGCTGCTCACGGCGGGTCAGGCGCCTGAGGAGCCGATCTGGCGCCTGTGCCAGCCGGCGCTCGGCAGCACGCTGCCGGTGCTGCTGGTCGAGTCGAACACGTACGTGACGGCGGGCCGCCTCACGCAGCTCGACCGGGCTGTTCCGCCGGACGATACGGCCCGCATGGAGCGCACGCTGGAGTACGTCGCGGACCGCCTGGACACGGCGCCGCTGCGTGCGCGCGCGACCGGTGGGGGCGAGGTGCGGTTGCCGCCGGCGGCATTCCGGCATCACCTCATCACGAAGGCGCGCGTAGCGAACAAACGCATCGTGCTGCCGGAAGGGGACGAGCCGCGCACCGTGCGCGCCGCCGCCATCTGCCATGAGAAAGGCATCGCGCGGTGTGTGCTGCTCGCCAAGCCCGAGCGGGTGCGCGCCGTCGCGGACGCGCAGGGCGTGACGCTGCCGCCGGAGCTGGAGATCATCGACCCGGACGAGGTGCGCGGCCGGTACGTGGAGCCGATGGTGGAGCTGCGCCGCAGCAAGGGCCTGACGGCGCCCATGGCGGAAGCGCAGCTGGAAGACACGGTCGTGCTCGGCACCATGATGCTCGCGCAGGACGAAGTGGACGGCCTCGTGAGCGGCGCGGTGCACACGACCGCGAACACCGTGCGGCCCGCGCTGCAGCTGATCAAGACGGCGCCGGGCGCGACCATCGTGTCGAGTGTGTTCTTCATGCTGATGCCCGAGCAGGTCCTCGTGTACGGCGACGCGGCCATCAACCCAAACCCGGACGCGGAGCAGCTCGCGGAAATCGCCGTGCAGTCGGCGGACAGCGCGAAGGCGTTCGGCATCACGCCGCGCGTCGCCATGATCAGTTACAGCACTGGCACGAGCGGCGCGGGCGAGGACGTCGAGAAGGTCAAGCGCGCCACGGACCTCGTCCGCGAGCGCCGACCGGACATCATGATCGACGGGCCCCTGCAGTACGACGCGGCGAGCGTCCTGTCCGTCGGGGAGCAGAAAGCCCCTGGCAGTCCCGTGGCGGGCCGCGCGACGGTGTTCATCTTCCCGGATCTGAACACCGGCAACACCACCTACAAGGCCGTGCAGCGCAGCGCGGGCGTCGTGGCGGTCGGGCCGATGCTGCAAGGGCTGAACAAACCCGTGAACGACCTGTCGCGCGGCGCACTCGTGGACGACATCGTGTACACCATCGCCCTGACGGCTATTCAGTCGACGCAGTGA
- the accC gene encoding acetyl-CoA carboxylase biotin carboxylase subunit translates to MFKKILIANRGEIALRVIRTARELGIKTVVVYSQADEKSLPVLLADESVCVGPAPSNASYLNIPNILSAALMTGAEAIHPGYGFMAENPDFAEMCREHGIVFIGPTPESMRALGSKAGGRDIAAQSNVPTVPGTGVLDSVEDALFAAKNIGYPVLLKASAGGGGRGQKVVRTQDELRSAFGQAQEEARLYFGDPAIIMEKFLEEFRHVEVQVMGDGQGHVIHIGERDCSIQRRNQKLIEEAPSTLPDTLRQEILSAGVRLAQHVNYAGAGTLEFIVDTDGNFYFMEMNTRIQVEHCVSEMISGLDFVKLQLEIAAGYGLAIQQDDVKLRGHAIECRINAEDPDKDFRPAAGKLENVHFPGGAGTRVDSHAYSGYTIPPHYDSLIGKLIVHHDTRDLAIARMKRALQETVIDGPKTTVPLYVKIMDNPFYKRGAVLTNFLKTRMEM, encoded by the coding sequence ATGTTCAAGAAAATCCTGATCGCCAACCGCGGCGAGATCGCGCTGCGCGTCATCCGCACCGCGCGCGAACTGGGCATCAAGACCGTCGTCGTGTACTCCCAGGCCGACGAGAAGAGCCTCCCCGTGCTCCTCGCCGACGAATCCGTGTGCGTCGGTCCCGCGCCCAGCAACGCCAGCTACCTCAACATCCCCAACATCCTCAGCGCCGCGCTTATGACCGGCGCCGAAGCCATCCACCCTGGATACGGCTTCATGGCCGAAAACCCCGACTTCGCCGAGATGTGCCGCGAGCACGGCATTGTCTTCATCGGCCCGACGCCCGAAAGCATGCGCGCACTCGGCAGCAAGGCCGGCGGGCGCGACATCGCCGCGCAGTCCAATGTTCCCACCGTGCCCGGCACGGGCGTGCTGGACAGCGTCGAGGACGCCCTGTTCGCCGCGAAGAACATCGGCTACCCGGTGCTGCTCAAGGCCAGCGCCGGCGGTGGCGGACGCGGCCAGAAAGTCGTCCGCACCCAGGATGAACTGCGCAGCGCCTTCGGGCAGGCACAGGAGGAAGCGCGCCTGTACTTCGGCGACCCCGCCATCATCATGGAGAAATTCCTCGAGGAGTTCCGGCACGTCGAGGTGCAAGTCATGGGCGACGGGCAGGGGCACGTCATCCACATCGGCGAGCGTGACTGCAGCATCCAGCGCCGCAACCAGAAACTCATCGAGGAAGCACCCAGCACCCTCCCGGACACGCTCCGTCAGGAGATCCTCTCGGCCGGCGTGCGTCTCGCCCAGCACGTGAACTACGCAGGCGCGGGCACGCTCGAATTCATCGTGGACACCGACGGGAACTTCTACTTCATGGAGATGAACACCCGGATCCAGGTGGAGCACTGCGTCAGCGAGATGATCAGCGGCCTGGACTTCGTGAAACTCCAACTGGAAATCGCCGCCGGGTACGGCCTGGCCATCCAGCAGGACGACGTGAAACTGCGCGGGCACGCCATCGAATGCCGCATCAACGCCGAAGACCCCGACAAGGACTTCCGCCCGGCCGCCGGGAAGCTCGAGAACGTCCACTTCCCCGGCGGGGCCGGCACGCGCGTGGACAGCCACGCGTACAGCGGTTACACCATCCCACCGCACTACGACAGCCTGATCGGCAAGCTGATCGTGCACCACGACACGCGTGACCTTGCCATCGCCCGCATGAAGCGCGCGCTGCAGGAAACCGTGATTGACGGCCCGAAAACCACCGTGCCGCTGTACGTGAAGATCATGGACAACCCGTTCTACAAACGCGGCGCGGTCCTCACGAACTTCCTGAAAACCCGCATGGAGATGTAA
- a CDS encoding putative bifunctional diguanylate cyclase/phosphodiesterase, giving the protein MPVPSPSSDPDHNWRRSLLVAVPCAALAFLSGAWFEQRTPEPIELDLYAYPLLGVLMGLMWLGLLLRRVSVAQSVNAIVWTASAFFFAKFAFLLTRTPTLDVTAEMTETFFWIPALYVLSFFVPNVRIARTVSLAFFGLILAGTALYTARWATVPSATPVLFALLQLNLANLTLLALTVSFIGFKERYARAEVRSETLQRLAYTDLLTSLPNRLQLMQELHRTLDHAQLSGLPVSLLYIDIDGFKSANDTLGHEAGDVVLREIAERLRALSRPSDVVARLTGDEFVVALWNTDVHDAERLAARVLQDLTRPIPYAGQTLLITSSIGISNAPLHSTDAGTLLRQADSAMYQVKHSGKNAVRLYAPELDAAIEGRARLERALQGALTRGELHLHYQPLYALDSARPMKVEALMRWTHPELGVVSPAEFIPVAETSGLIVPLGAWALNEACAQLARWRAQGLPDVRMCVNVAPLQLAHPNFTRTVEAALHASGLDGHLLELEVTESSVMRSAEATSDVLRELRALGVTLAIDDFGTGYSSLSYLRDLPIQTVKVDRSFVRDLGSPRVAPQYALALIEAIVSIAGTLDLDVTAEGIETPEQLALLRDLGCAHGQGYFLARPGPPEQAEAVLRRDAVRAP; this is encoded by the coding sequence ATGCCGGTGCCCTCCCCCTCCAGCGACCCGGACCACAACTGGCGTCGCAGCCTGCTGGTGGCCGTGCCGTGCGCGGCGCTCGCGTTCCTGAGCGGCGCATGGTTCGAGCAGCGCACCCCCGAACCCATCGAACTCGACCTGTACGCGTACCCGCTCCTCGGCGTCCTGATGGGCCTGATGTGGCTGGGGCTGCTGCTGCGCCGCGTCAGCGTGGCCCAGAGCGTGAACGCCATCGTGTGGACCGCGAGCGCGTTCTTCTTCGCGAAGTTCGCGTTCCTGCTCACCCGCACGCCCACGCTCGACGTCACCGCGGAAATGACCGAGACGTTCTTCTGGATTCCGGCGCTGTACGTCCTGTCGTTCTTCGTCCCGAACGTCCGCATTGCCCGCACGGTCTCGCTGGCGTTCTTCGGGCTGATCCTCGCGGGCACCGCGCTGTACACCGCGCGGTGGGCAACCGTGCCGAGCGCCACGCCGGTGCTGTTCGCGCTGCTGCAGCTGAACCTCGCGAACCTCACGCTGCTCGCGCTGACCGTGTCATTCATCGGGTTCAAGGAGCGCTACGCGCGCGCCGAGGTGCGTTCCGAAACGCTGCAACGCCTCGCGTACACGGACCTGCTCACCAGCCTCCCGAACCGGCTGCAGCTGATGCAGGAACTGCACCGCACGCTCGACCACGCGCAGCTCAGCGGCCTGCCAGTGTCGCTGCTGTACATCGACATCGACGGGTTCAAGAGCGCCAACGACACGCTCGGGCACGAGGCCGGCGACGTCGTCCTGCGGGAGATCGCGGAGCGGCTGCGCGCCCTGAGCCGACCCAGCGACGTCGTCGCGCGCCTTACCGGCGACGAGTTCGTCGTGGCCCTCTGGAACACGGACGTGCACGACGCTGAACGCCTCGCCGCGCGCGTTCTGCAGGACCTGACGCGGCCCATCCCGTACGCCGGGCAGACGCTGCTCATCACCAGCAGCATCGGCATCAGCAACGCGCCCCTGCACAGCACCGACGCGGGCACGCTGCTGCGGCAGGCGGACAGCGCCATGTACCAGGTGAAACACAGCGGCAAGAACGCCGTGCGCCTGTACGCGCCGGAACTCGACGCGGCCATCGAGGGCCGCGCGCGCCTGGAACGCGCCCTGCAGGGTGCGCTCACGCGCGGGGAACTGCACCTGCATTACCAGCCGCTGTACGCGCTCGACTCGGCCCGGCCCATGAAGGTCGAGGCGCTGATGCGCTGGACCCACCCGGAACTGGGCGTGGTCTCCCCCGCAGAGTTCATTCCAGTGGCGGAAACGAGCGGCCTGATCGTGCCGCTGGGCGCGTGGGCGCTGAACGAGGCGTGCGCGCAGCTCGCGCGGTGGCGCGCGCAGGGCCTGCCGGACGTGCGCATGTGCGTGAACGTCGCGCCGCTACAGCTCGCGCACCCGAATTTCACGCGGACCGTCGAGGCGGCTCTGCACGCCAGCGGCCTGGACGGGCACCTGCTGGAACTGGAAGTCACCGAGAGCAGCGTGATGCGCAGCGCCGAGGCGACCAGCGACGTGCTGCGCGAACTGCGCGCCCTGGGCGTGACGCTCGCCATTGACGATTTCGGCACCGGGTACAGCAGCCTCAGCTACCTGCGGGACCTGCCGATCCAGACGGTGAAGGTGGACCGCTCGTTCGTGCGGGACCTCGGGTCGCCGCGCGTCGCCCCGCAGTACGCGCTGGCGCTCATCGAGGCGATCGTCAGCATCGCCGGCACACTCGACCTGGACGTGACCGCTGAAGGCATCGAAACGCCCGAGCAGCTGGCGCTGCTGCGGGACCTCGGGTGCGCGCACGGCCAGGGGTACTTCCTGGCCCGGCCGGGTCCGCCCGAGCAGGCCGAGGCCGTACTGCGCCGCGACGCCGTGCGCGCCCCCTGA
- a CDS encoding glycine--tRNA ligase: MPAQTMEELVSLCKRRGFIFQGSEIYGGLQGFYDYGPLGVELKNNIKQAWWRTNVYERDDMEGLDASIIMHRMVLRHSGHEATFSDPMVDNRKTKKRYRLDHLVKDQKPAVQQAVAEAMGESLENFAALVAAMVKNPARASEALIAGGVRDAFSGEVGDWTEPKPFNMMFKTTIGPTADEDSYGYLRPETAQGIFTNFKNVVDSTSRRLPFGIAQIGKAFRNEITPRNFIFRVRELEQMEIEFFCAPGTDEDWHEHWLQARLAWWAAQGVPREKIQILDVPKEDLAHYSKRTYDLMYDYPTLGYEEIEGIANRSDYDLGSHTKAQGELGIQARVEENLDSVAKLTIPHPDTNKPVVPFVIEPSAGVDRAMLAVLSEAYTKETLENGSERIVLKLKPHLAPIKVAVIPLARNREEIVSVAKSVKADLQKLGLGRILFEDSGNIGKAYRRHDEVGTPFCVTVDFDTVGKGEDEALVDTVTVRDRDTLAQERVKISDLAAYLTSRLK; the protein is encoded by the coding sequence ATGCCGGCACAAACGATGGAAGAACTGGTCAGCCTCTGCAAACGCCGCGGGTTCATCTTCCAGGGCAGCGAAATCTACGGGGGCCTCCAAGGCTTCTACGATTACGGCCCCCTCGGCGTGGAACTCAAGAACAACATCAAGCAGGCGTGGTGGCGCACGAACGTCTACGAGCGCGACGACATGGAGGGCCTGGACGCCAGCATCATCATGCACCGCATGGTCCTGCGCCACAGCGGCCACGAAGCGACGTTCAGCGACCCCATGGTCGACAACCGCAAAACCAAGAAACGCTACCGCCTCGACCACCTCGTGAAGGACCAGAAGCCCGCCGTGCAGCAGGCCGTCGCCGAAGCGATGGGGGAGAGCCTGGAGAACTTCGCGGCGCTCGTCGCCGCCATGGTCAAGAACCCCGCGCGCGCGAGCGAGGCGCTCATCGCCGGCGGCGTGCGTGACGCGTTCAGCGGTGAGGTCGGCGACTGGACGGAACCCAAGCCGTTCAACATGATGTTCAAGACGACCATCGGCCCGACCGCCGACGAGGACAGCTACGGTTACCTCCGTCCGGAAACGGCGCAGGGCATCTTCACGAACTTCAAGAACGTCGTGGACAGCACCAGCCGTCGCCTCCCGTTCGGCATCGCGCAGATCGGCAAGGCGTTCCGTAACGAGATCACGCCCCGCAACTTCATCTTCCGCGTGCGCGAACTCGAGCAGATGGAAATCGAGTTCTTCTGCGCGCCCGGCACCGACGAGGACTGGCACGAGCACTGGCTGCAGGCCCGTCTCGCGTGGTGGGCGGCGCAGGGCGTCCCGCGTGAGAAGATCCAGATTCTCGACGTGCCCAAAGAGGACCTCGCGCACTACAGCAAACGCACGTACGACCTGATGTACGACTACCCCACCCTCGGGTACGAGGAAATCGAGGGCATCGCGAACCGCAGCGACTACGACCTCGGCAGCCACACGAAAGCGCAGGGTGAACTGGGCATTCAGGCGCGCGTAGAGGAGAACCTCGACAGCGTCGCGAAGCTCACCATCCCGCACCCCGACACGAACAAACCGGTCGTGCCGTTCGTGATTGAGCCGTCGGCGGGCGTGGACCGCGCGATGCTCGCTGTGCTCAGCGAGGCGTACACCAAGGAGACACTGGAGAACGGCTCCGAGCGCATCGTCCTGAAGCTCAAGCCGCACCTCGCGCCCATCAAGGTCGCCGTGATCCCCCTCGCCCGCAACCGCGAGGAGATCGTCAGCGTCGCCAAGAGCGTCAAGGCGGACCTGCAGAAGCTCGGCCTGGGCCGCATCCTGTTCGAGGACAGCGGGAACATCGGTAAGGCGTACCGCCGTCACGACGAGGTCGGCACGCCGTTTTGCGTCACCGTCGACTTCGACACGGTCGGCAAGGGCGAGGACGAAGCGCTCGTGGACACCGTCACCGTCCGCGACCGCGATACGCTCGCGCAGGAACGCGTAAAAATCAGCGACCTCGCCGCGTACCTCACCAGCCGCCTGAAGTAA
- a CDS encoding Glu/Leu/Phe/Val family dehydrogenase, producing MTAAGLNWQGLMEQMERALPHTQASDASLAYFRYPKRTVTLSLPVRMDDGAVRVFKGYRTVHSIGRGPAMGGVRYKDGLNAHECEVLAGIMTLKAAIADLPIGGAKGGVNVDPTTLSPGELERLTRRYTSELVELIGPREDIMSPDIGTDEQVMAWMLDTYNENLGDTSSGVVVGKPIPLGGSYGSKDARGRSAALVTEQVLGSVKNLSVAVQGFGGVGRKAAQVLAQRGAHIVAVSDQAGGAYASGGLDLDAVIAHRDLTGSVDGAGLRLTAQELLALDVDILVLAWDYGAINAGNAADVRARTLVEATNRAVMPEAETFLNRRGVQVIPDLIASNGGVIVNYLEWVQDASNFFWTEDEIVRALDTRILAALEHVMAFARTRQTDLRTAGYAVALNRLHDATILRGIYP from the coding sequence ATGACCGCCGCAGGACTCAACTGGCAAGGACTCATGGAGCAGATGGAGCGCGCCTTGCCGCATACCCAGGCCAGCGACGCGTCGCTGGCTTATTTCAGATACCCCAAACGCACCGTGACGCTCAGCCTCCCCGTCCGCATGGACGACGGCGCCGTACGCGTCTTCAAAGGCTACCGCACCGTGCACAGCATCGGCCGCGGTCCCGCCATGGGCGGCGTCCGCTACAAGGACGGCCTGAACGCCCACGAATGCGAAGTGCTCGCCGGCATCATGACCCTCAAGGCCGCCATCGCGGACCTGCCCATCGGCGGCGCCAAAGGCGGCGTGAACGTCGACCCGACCACGCTCAGCCCCGGCGAACTCGAACGCCTCACGCGCCGCTACACCAGCGAACTCGTCGAACTCATCGGCCCGCGCGAGGACATCATGAGCCCCGACATCGGCACCGACGAGCAGGTCATGGCGTGGATGCTCGACACCTACAACGAAAACCTCGGTGACACCAGTAGCGGCGTCGTCGTCGGTAAACCCATCCCGCTCGGCGGCAGCTACGGCAGCAAGGACGCCCGTGGCCGCAGCGCCGCCCTCGTCACCGAACAGGTGCTCGGCAGCGTCAAGAACCTCAGCGTGGCCGTGCAGGGCTTCGGCGGCGTCGGCCGTAAGGCCGCGCAGGTCCTCGCGCAGCGCGGCGCGCACATCGTCGCCGTCAGCGACCAGGCCGGCGGCGCGTACGCCAGCGGCGGCCTCGACCTCGACGCCGTCATCGCGCACCGCGACCTCACCGGCAGCGTCGACGGCGCCGGCCTGCGCCTCACCGCGCAGGAACTCCTCGCGCTCGACGTCGACATCCTCGTGCTCGCCTGGGACTACGGCGCCATCAACGCCGGCAACGCCGCCGACGTCCGCGCCCGCACCCTCGTTGAGGCGACCAACCGCGCCGTCATGCCCGAAGCGGAAACCTTCCTGAACCGGCGCGGCGTGCAGGTCATCCCCGACCTGATCGCCAGCAACGGCGGCGTCATCGTCAACTACCTCGAGTGGGTGCAGGACGCCAGCAACTTCTTCTGGACCGAGGACGAAATCGTCCGCGCGCTCGACACGCGCATCCTCGCCGCGCTCGAACACGTCATGGCCTTCGCCCGCACGCGCCAGACGGATCTCCGCACCGCCGGGTACGCCGTCGCCCTGAACCGTCTGCACGACGCCACCATCCTGCGCGGCATCTACCCGTAA
- a CDS encoding peptidoglycan-binding domain-containing protein — translation MASAGKPIVNARPGDNTVLALQDRLRSAYGSTGGDGTDSAVRDSQSRRGLTADGVVGLNARHALVG, via the coding sequence ATGGCCTCGGCGGGAAAACCTATCGTCAACGCCCGCCCGGGCGACAACACCGTGCTCGCGCTGCAGGACCGGCTCCGCAGCGCCTACGGCTCTACCGGAGGCGACGGCACGGACAGCGCCGTCCGCGACTCCCAGAGCAGACGCGGCCTCACTGCCGACGGCGTCGTCGGCCTGAACGCCAGGCACGCCCTGGTGGGCTGA
- the efp gene encoding elongation factor P, whose translation MISVTELRNGTKVEMDGGLWECLEYSHLKMGRGGAKVVTKFRNMETGSIVDRTFNSGEKLQDIFVEGKTMQYLYKDGDDFMFMDMETFDQVSLPPVLAGEAGRFLKENMEVEVQMFREKPLKITLPNQVILKIIETDPGVRGDTVSGGTKPAKLEGGATVQVPLFVEQGTDVKVDTRTGEYLGRA comes from the coding sequence ATGATCAGCGTGACGGAACTGCGCAACGGAACGAAAGTGGAAATGGACGGCGGCTTGTGGGAATGCCTCGAGTACTCGCACCTCAAGATGGGGCGCGGCGGCGCGAAGGTCGTCACGAAGTTCCGCAACATGGAGACGGGCAGCATCGTGGACCGCACCTTCAACAGCGGCGAAAAACTGCAGGACATCTTCGTTGAAGGCAAGACCATGCAGTACCTGTACAAGGACGGCGACGACTTCATGTTCATGGACATGGAGACCTTCGACCAGGTGAGCCTGCCCCCCGTCCTCGCGGGCGAAGCCGGCCGCTTCCTGAAGGAAAACATGGAAGTCGAAGTGCAGATGTTCCGCGAGAAGCCCCTCAAGATCACGCTGCCCAACCAGGTGATCCTGAAGATCATCGAAACGGATCCTGGCGTGCGCGGCGACACCGTCAGCGGCGGCACCAAGCCCGCCAAGCTCGAAGGTGGCGCGACCGTGCAGGTGCCGCTGTTCGTGGAGCAGGGCACTGACGTGAAGGTCGACACCCGCACCGGCGAGTACCTCGGCCGCGCGTAA
- a CDS encoding Glu/Leu/Phe/Val family dehydrogenase, with protein MTTTEHDTTPPRHTHEIPSYLDPRHLGPYGIFLEQVERVTPYLGKLAYWVETLKRPKRILVVDVPIHLDDGTVAHFEGYRVQHNTSRGPAKGGIRYHQDVTLSEVMALSAWMTVKNAAVNLPYGGGKGGIRIDPRKYSTAELERLTRRYTTEIGLIIGPEKDIPAPDVNTNPQIMAWMMDTYSMNTGKTATGVVTGKPISLGGSLGRSDATGRGVFVTGAQAMQKLGVPLEGARVAVQGFGNVGNAAARIFHDHGAKIVCIQDVTGTIYSSAGINPHQAIEHLRSTGSILGMPDTDTLDRDAFWETECDVLIPAALENQITEANAGRIRAKVIVEGANGPTTPAADDILHERGVTVVPDVLANAGGVTVSYFEWVQDFSSFFWTEDEINARLDRIMTEAFGSLWDVAARHKVTLRTAAYIVACTRVLEARALRGLYP; from the coding sequence ATGACCACCACCGAGCACGACACCACCCCACCACGCCACACGCACGAGATCCCCTCGTACCTCGACCCCCGCCACCTCGGCCCGTATGGCATCTTCCTGGAGCAGGTGGAGCGGGTAACGCCGTACCTGGGGAAACTGGCGTACTGGGTGGAAACGCTGAAGCGGCCCAAACGCATTCTGGTGGTAGACGTCCCCATCCACCTCGACGACGGCACCGTCGCGCACTTCGAGGGTTACCGCGTCCAGCACAACACCAGCCGAGGTCCCGCCAAGGGCGGCATCCGCTACCACCAGGACGTCACGCTCAGCGAAGTCATGGCGCTCTCGGCATGGATGACCGTCAAGAACGCCGCCGTGAACCTCCCGTACGGCGGCGGTAAGGGCGGCATCCGCATCGACCCGCGCAAGTACAGCACCGCGGAACTCGAACGCCTCACGCGCCGCTACACCACCGAAATCGGCCTGATCATCGGGCCGGAAAAGGACATTCCCGCGCCCGACGTGAACACCAACCCGCAGATCATGGCGTGGATGATGGACACCTACAGCATGAACACCGGCAAGACCGCCACCGGCGTCGTCACCGGGAAACCCATCAGCCTCGGCGGGTCGCTGGGCCGCAGTGACGCCACCGGCCGCGGCGTGTTCGTCACCGGCGCGCAGGCCATGCAGAAACTCGGCGTGCCTCTCGAAGGCGCCCGCGTGGCCGTGCAGGGCTTCGGGAACGTCGGTAACGCCGCCGCGCGCATCTTCCACGACCACGGCGCGAAAATCGTCTGCATTCAGGACGTGACCGGCACGATCTACAGCAGTGCCGGCATCAACCCGCACCAGGCCATCGAGCACCTGCGCAGCACTGGCAGCATCCTCGGGATGCCCGATACGGACACCCTCGACCGCGACGCCTTCTGGGAAACCGAGTGCGACGTCTTGATTCCCGCCGCGCTCGAGAACCAGATCACCGAAGCGAACGCCGGTCGCATCCGCGCGAAAGTCATCGTGGAAGGCGCCAACGGCCCCACCACGCCCGCCGCGGACGACATCCTGCACGAGCGGGGCGTGACGGTGGTGCCGGACGTGCTCGCCAACGCGGGCGGCGTGACGGTGTCGTACTTCGAGTGGGTGCAGGACTTCAGCAGCTTCTTCTGGACCGAGGACGAGATCAACGCCCGCCTCGACCGCATCATGACCGAGGCGTTCGGCAGCCTGTGGGACGTGGCAGCCCGGCACAAGGTGACGCTGCGCACGGCCGCGTACATCGTGGCCTGCACCCGCGTGCTCGAAGCGCGCGCCCTCCGCGGCCTCTACCCCTGA
- a CDS encoding YcjF family protein, with the protein MLPPLLKQVLDNFNFDVDPDLTPEQNTEEVIKSAALLSGAIAVEPLPFADILLITPVQAKMVLHIGKIYGFDLTPERAQDVAKELGMTVAYGMAARQVMRGLAKIALPVLGGLITAPAVYGWTFALGRMAEQYFDRKRQGLPFSDRERAQVVQEAKRSTKRVLPSASDFGDLAAELRRRAQDREQAAGTATQTPNDDTQSQSRH; encoded by the coding sequence ATGCTGCCGCCCCTCCTTAAACAGGTTCTCGACAACTTCAACTTCGACGTGGACCCCGACCTCACCCCCGAACAGAACACCGAGGAAGTCATCAAAAGCGCCGCGCTGCTCAGCGGCGCCATCGCCGTCGAGCCTCTGCCGTTCGCCGACATCCTCCTCATCACGCCCGTGCAGGCGAAAATGGTCCTGCACATCGGCAAGATCTACGGCTTCGACCTGACGCCGGAACGCGCGCAGGACGTCGCGAAGGAACTCGGCATGACCGTCGCGTACGGCATGGCCGCCCGGCAGGTCATGCGCGGCCTCGCCAAAATCGCCCTGCCTGTCCTCGGGGGCCTCATTACTGCGCCCGCCGTGTACGGCTGGACGTTCGCGCTGGGCCGCATGGCCGAGCAGTACTTCGACCGCAAACGCCAGGGGCTCCCGTTCAGTGACCGGGAGCGCGCGCAGGTCGTGCAGGAGGCCAAACGCAGCACCAAGCGGGTCCTGCCGAGCGCGAGTGATTTCGGGGACCTCGCCGCCGAACTGCGCCGCCGCGCGCAGGACCGGGAGCAGGCCGCCGGCACCGCCACCCAGACACCCAACGACGACACGCAAAGCCAAAGCCGCCACTGA